A region from the Mustela erminea isolate mMusErm1 chromosome 10, mMusErm1.Pri, whole genome shotgun sequence genome encodes:
- the UTS2 gene encoding LOW QUALITY PROTEIN: urotensin-2 (The sequence of the model RefSeq protein was modified relative to this genomic sequence to represent the inferred CDS: inserted 2 bases in 1 codon), whose product MPQKRETNTFHVTLCVTPAGTHTSMSXCLGHFNSCVTLSLTYDLLLMRKLISWCLLLVGCLHPLLALPVPDSREETLRLSAPDGDTSSALDELERVSLLQMLLEMSGAERGDGLRKAGFPGLGTNIANTRGSTKKFQAFSGPDPNIFLSHLLARYRKQDEKRGSPSECFWKYCV is encoded by the exons ATGCCACAG aaaagggaaaccaACACATTCCATGTCACGCTCTGTGTCACTCCTGCTGGGACTCATACATCCATGTC TTGCCTTGGCCACTTCAACTCATGCGTGACCCTTTCTTTGACTTATGATTTATTGCT CATGCGTAAGCTGATCTCCTGGTGTTTGCTTCTCGTGGGATGTTTACATCCTCTCCTTGCTCTGCCCGTCCCTGACTCCAGGGAAGAGACCCTGCGGCTCTCAG CACCTGATGGAGACACGAGCTCAGCCTTGGATGAACTGGAGAGAGTGTCCCTCCTGCAAATGCTGCTGGAGATgtcaggggcagagaggggtgATGGTCTCAGGAAGGCAG GTTTTCCAGGTCTCGGTACCAACATTGCTAACACCAGAGGAAGTACGAAAAAG TTTCAAGCCTTCTCTGGACCAGATCCTAACATTTTCCTGAGTCATCTTTTGGCCAGATACAGGAAACAAGATGAGAAACGTGGGTCTCCTTCTGAATGCTTCTGGAAATACTGTGTCTGA